A window of Clostridium sp. 'White wine YQ' contains these coding sequences:
- a CDS encoding ABC transporter permease subunit, translating to MTRLIKAEIYKVYKTRVIKVLCVIMILLAVMLLGLSKLLSSEDFIKSSLKGMSEAQQEQFMNQLQSVSNADSTIVQPGGGMGFHIASKDIFNPKGEEIYYASYGAGTMEIIIAVLIGAVVAGEYSSGTIKNILAYGKRREHYYLSKLIAISIAVGVLLGIMVSVASIGASIMYGWGGNIGIIEVLKTFIAALIVGTSVSSLIMLIATLAKSNGTTIGIGIVLFTVVPTIISNFYGKYNWFDRLYELTPAYNWAVITSTHATSGDFTKAIIVSIITILIATLSGIMIFKKQDIR from the coding sequence ATGACTAGATTAATAAAAGCAGAAATATATAAAGTTTATAAAACAAGAGTAATAAAGGTACTATGCGTTATTATGATACTTCTTGCAGTTATGTTACTAGGACTTTCAAAACTTTTATCTTCAGAAGATTTTATTAAAAGCAGCTTAAAAGGGATGTCAGAGGCGCAGCAAGAACAATTTATGAATCAGCTTCAAAGTGTGAGCAATGCTGATTCTACTATAGTTCAACCTGGTGGAGGCATGGGATTTCACATAGCCTCTAAAGATATATTTAATCCAAAGGGAGAGGAGATATATTATGCCTCCTATGGAGCAGGTACAATGGAAATCATAATAGCTGTATTAATTGGAGCCGTAGTTGCGGGAGAATATTCCTCAGGAACTATAAAGAATATATTAGCCTATGGCAAAAGGAGAGAACATTATTATTTATCAAAGCTTATTGCGATTTCTATAGCAGTTGGAGTGCTACTTGGAATAATGGTTAGTGTTGCATCTATAGGAGCATCAATTATGTATGGATGGGGAGGTAATATCGGTATAATCGAAGTCTTAAAGACATTTATTGCAGCCTTAATTGTAGGAACCTCTGTATCTTCATTAATAATGCTAATAGCAACTTTAGCAAAGAGTAATGGAACAACAATAGGAATTGGTATAGTCTTATTTACAGTTGTACCAACCATAATATCGAATTTTTATGGGAAATATAATTGGTTTGATAGACTTTACGAACTTACACCAGCATATAATTGGGCAGTGATAACTTCTACTCATGCTACAAGCGGAGATTTCACTAAGGCAATAATAGTATCTATAATTACTATATTAATTGCTACATTAAGTGGTATAATGATATTTAAAAAGCAAGATATTAGATAA
- a CDS encoding ABC transporter ATP-binding protein: MNEVVLKTHNLTKRYGDQYALNNVNMTIEKGQIYGFIGQNGAGKTTLIRLITGLIHKTSGEVELLPEASDNNIDEARKITGSLVESPSFYPNMTARENLEVSRLVRNIAGKESIDEVLEQVGLKDAGKKKFKNFSLGMKQRLGIANALLGNPKFLILDEPINGLDPVSIVEIRELLKKVNKEKDVTILISSHILSELSELATNYGIIDKGNLIEEISAKDLREKCKQYIEILVSDTKKSVVLLEKELDITDYMVYPNNIVKVYSHLDSVGKINTLLSVNGVIVDKIGLKGQNLEEYFLNTIGGVKND, from the coding sequence ATGAATGAAGTAGTTTTAAAGACCCATAATCTTACAAAGAGATATGGAGATCAATATGCATTAAATAATGTTAATATGACTATTGAAAAAGGACAAATATATGGATTTATTGGGCAAAATGGTGCAGGAAAGACCACTTTAATTAGATTAATTACAGGACTTATTCATAAAACAAGTGGAGAAGTGGAACTTTTACCAGAAGCCTCAGATAATAATATAGATGAAGCAAGAAAGATTACAGGAAGTTTAGTTGAAAGCCCATCCTTTTATCCAAATATGACTGCAAGAGAAAACTTAGAAGTTTCAAGGCTAGTTAGAAATATTGCTGGAAAAGAATCCATTGATGAAGTGTTAGAGCAGGTCGGATTAAAGGATGCTGGAAAGAAAAAGTTTAAGAATTTTTCATTAGGAATGAAGCAGAGGCTTGGAATAGCTAATGCACTGCTTGGAAATCCAAAATTTCTTATTCTTGATGAACCAATTAATGGTTTAGATCCAGTTAGTATTGTGGAAATTCGTGAGTTGTTAAAAAAAGTAAATAAAGAAAAGGATGTAACTATTTTAATATCTAGTCATATATTGAGTGAGCTTTCTGAACTAGCAACCAATTATGGAATAATTGATAAAGGAAACTTAATTGAAGAAATTTCTGCAAAAGACTTAAGAGAAAAATGCAAGCAATATATCGAGATTCTAGTAAGTGATACTAAGAAAAGTGTTGTTTTACTTGAAAAAGAACTTGATATTACAGATTATATGGTATATCCAAATAACATTGTTAAGGTATATAGTCATTTAGATAGTGTTGGAAAAATAAATACACTCCTTTCAGTTAATGGAGTTATAGTAGATAAAATAGGACTAAAAGGACAAAACCTAGAGGAATATTTCTTAAATACTATAGGGGGTGTTAAGAATGACTAG
- a CDS encoding response regulator transcription factor: MNPIANVLIVEDDSDINSLLTNILTREGYLVRSAYSGTEGKMCIEQYDYDIMLLDLMLPGISGEELISETRKLKIMPIIVISAKTAQEDKINVLKLGADDFIVKPFDIHEVLARVEAQLRRYKEFSMPKISNSKLTYKNIVLDTEAKQVLVRDETIVLTVMEYKILELLMSNPKKVFTRANLFKALWDDELYGDDNAVNVHMSNLRSKLAHVDSETKYIQTVWGIGFKLQE; encoded by the coding sequence ATGAATCCAATTGCAAATGTATTAATAGTTGAAGATGATAGCGATATTAATAGTTTACTTACAAATATATTAACTAGAGAAGGTTATTTAGTTAGAAGTGCATACTCAGGCACAGAGGGGAAAATGTGTATAGAACAGTATGATTATGATATTATGCTACTTGATTTAATGCTGCCTGGAATAAGTGGTGAGGAACTTATTTCTGAAACAAGAAAGCTTAAAATAATGCCTATAATCGTAATCTCAGCTAAAACAGCTCAAGAGGACAAGATTAATGTTTTAAAGCTAGGGGCAGACGATTTTATAGTTAAGCCTTTTGATATTCATGAAGTTTTAGCAAGGGTTGAGGCACAATTAAGAAGATATAAAGAGTTCTCAATGCCAAAGATCTCAAATAGCAAATTAACGTATAAAAATATTGTCTTAGATACTGAAGCAAAGCAAGTACTAGTAAGGGATGAAACTATAGTTTTAACAGTTATGGAATATAAGATATTGGAGCTTTTAATGAGCAATCCAAAGAAAGTATTTACTAGGGCAAATTTATTTAAGGCATTATGGGATGATGAATTATATGGAGATGATAATGCTGTAAATGTACATATGAGCAATTTGCGTTCTAAATTAGCCCATGTGGATAGTGAAACAAAATATATTCAAACTGTTTGGGGAATAGGCTTTAAGCTTCAAGAATAA
- a CDS encoding ABC-2 transporter permease, translating to MKSLSFLKLDFRMMKGIFRYFLLLPAIFLIFFMKEAPIMGIGYMFFFLVIVGTVPFSAEVNEECTKMYYMLPSKISHMVLGRFLYLSSLIIIIWGINGGVIWYFYSNNLLSNLELSIVCISGIAASIICLVQYPIYYKFGLEKGKMLSMIIYMVPAFIVFLLPTFLSGKNAVMINLINKTISISQEKPYILPILGGLIVVLVGVISYMVSCSICKNKEL from the coding sequence ATGAAATCTTTAAGCTTTTTAAAACTTGATTTTAGGATGATGAAAGGTATTTTTAGATATTTTTTATTACTACCTGCAATATTTCTAATTTTCTTTATGAAAGAGGCTCCTATAATGGGAATTGGGTATATGTTTTTCTTTTTAGTAATAGTTGGAACGGTGCCATTTTCAGCAGAAGTAAATGAGGAGTGTACTAAGATGTATTATATGTTACCCTCAAAGATATCCCATATGGTGCTAGGAAGATTTTTATATTTATCTAGTTTAATAATAATTATATGGGGAATTAATGGAGGCGTTATTTGGTACTTCTATTCTAATAATTTATTAAGTAATTTAGAATTATCAATTGTATGTATTTCAGGAATTGCTGCGTCAATTATATGTTTAGTTCAATATCCTATTTATTATAAATTTGGATTAGAGAAAGGTAAAATGTTATCAATGATAATATATATGGTTCCTGCATTTATAGTCTTTCTACTACCAACATTTTTAAGTGGCAAAAATGCAGTTATGATTAACTTAATTAATAAAACAATATCTATTTCACAAGAAAAACCATATATCTTACCTATTCTTGGAGGTTTGATTGTAGTTTTAGTAGGGGTTATATCCTATATGGTTTCCTGTTCTATATGCAAGAATAAAGAATTATAA